From one Perca fluviatilis chromosome 10, GENO_Pfluv_1.0, whole genome shotgun sequence genomic stretch:
- the LOC120566726 gene encoding uncharacterized protein LOC120566726 isoform X2 — protein MRRQHHQRMVMRGVSLYLLLGHLLIGAGSTCVPVECLICNTTGKPQEDPCAFCNPEKCSNDASTIPSNCKQDFQVSVNCSKSNLQEGDDITLTCVHNLTVLITMFGWKRNQVDLQEGKNKSILYLKEVLSNKAGLYTCFVESLCGDYVSPPCNVNVENQSVLILVICGISALGLVLIMGLAMKFKLKRDNAKHKERRRQKAEAEQRSGPAPFTLRES, from the exons atgaggaGACAACACCACCAG AGAATGGTTATGAGAGGGGTATCGCTATATCTTTTGCTTGGGCATCTCCTCATAG GCGCTGGCTCTACCTGTGTTCCTGTTGAATGTCTGATATGTAACACCACAGGAAAACCTCAGgaag ATCCTTGTGCATTCTGCAATCCAGAAAAGTGCAGCAATG ATGCTTCAACTATTCCGTCAAACTGCAAACAAG ACTTTCAGGTTTCTGTCAACTGCAGTAAATCCAATCTTCAGGAGGGTGATGACATCACTCTAACATGTGTCCATAACCTTACCGTTTTGATTACGATGTTTGGGTGGAAGAGGAATCAGGTGGACCTCCAggaaggcaaaaacaaaagcattcTGTATCTCAAAGAAGTCCTGTCCAATAAAGCAGGCCTGTACACCTGCTTTGTGGAAAGCCTGTGCGGTGATTACGTGTCTCCGCCATGCAATGTCAATGTAGAGA ACCAGAGTGTGTTGATCTTGGTGATCTGTGGTATTTCCGCTTTGGGCCTGGTCTTGATTATGGGGCTGGCTATGAAGTTCAAGCTGAAAAGAGACAACG CTAAAcacaaagagaggaggaggcagaAGGCAGAGGCAGAGCAGAGAAGCGGTCCGGCTCCTTTCACACTAAGGGAGTCCTAA
- the LOC120566726 gene encoding uncharacterized protein LOC120566726 isoform X1, with product MRRQHHQRMVMRGVSLYLLLGHLLIVGAGSTCVPVECLICNTTGKPQEDPCAFCNPEKCSNDASTIPSNCKQDFQVSVNCSKSNLQEGDDITLTCVHNLTVLITMFGWKRNQVDLQEGKNKSILYLKEVLSNKAGLYTCFVESLCGDYVSPPCNVNVENQSVLILVICGISALGLVLIMGLAMKFKLKRDNAKHKERRRQKAEAEQRSGPAPFTLRES from the exons atgaggaGACAACACCACCAG AGAATGGTTATGAGAGGGGTATCGCTATATCTTTTGCTTGGGCATCTCCTCATAG TAGGCGCTGGCTCTACCTGTGTTCCTGTTGAATGTCTGATATGTAACACCACAGGAAAACCTCAGgaag ATCCTTGTGCATTCTGCAATCCAGAAAAGTGCAGCAATG ATGCTTCAACTATTCCGTCAAACTGCAAACAAG ACTTTCAGGTTTCTGTCAACTGCAGTAAATCCAATCTTCAGGAGGGTGATGACATCACTCTAACATGTGTCCATAACCTTACCGTTTTGATTACGATGTTTGGGTGGAAGAGGAATCAGGTGGACCTCCAggaaggcaaaaacaaaagcattcTGTATCTCAAAGAAGTCCTGTCCAATAAAGCAGGCCTGTACACCTGCTTTGTGGAAAGCCTGTGCGGTGATTACGTGTCTCCGCCATGCAATGTCAATGTAGAGA ACCAGAGTGTGTTGATCTTGGTGATCTGTGGTATTTCCGCTTTGGGCCTGGTCTTGATTATGGGGCTGGCTATGAAGTTCAAGCTGAAAAGAGACAACG CTAAAcacaaagagaggaggaggcagaAGGCAGAGGCAGAGCAGAGAAGCGGTCCGGCTCCTTTCACACTAAGGGAGTCCTAA
- the arl3l1 gene encoding ADP ribosylation factor like GTPase 3, like 1: MGEAQKGLLSVIEKLKGSTEQEVRIVLLGLDNAGKTTLLKSLASEDVNTITPTQGFNIKSVASHGMKLNVWDIGGQRKIRTFWKKYLDNTDLLIYVIDSADKKRFEETGLELSELIDEDTLKGVPVLIFANKQDLATASPASEIAEGLNLHTYRDREWQIQACSAVSGEGVQDGMNWICNNIVNKKK, from the exons ATGGGAGAAGCTCAAAAG GGCTTACTCTCTGTGATCGAGAAACTGAAAGGATCCACAGAGCAGGAGGTCAGGATAGTGCTTCTGGGGTTGGACAACGCCGGCAAGACAACCCTGCTGAAGAGCCTCGCCTCTGAGGATGTGAACACCATCACACCAACACAG GGCTTCAACATAAAGAGTGTTGCCTCTCATGGCATGAAACTTAATGTTTGGGACATTGGAGGACAGAGGAAGATCAGGACCTTCTGGAAAAAGTACCTGGACAACACAGATCTGTTG ATTTATGTTATTGACAGCGCAGACAAGAAGCGGTTTGAGGAGACGGGACTG GAGCTGTCCGAGCTAATTGACGAGGACACTCTAAAAGGCGTTCCAGTGCTCATCTTTGCCAATAAGCAGGATCTGGCCACAGCGTCACCGGCCAGTGAGATCGCTGAGGGACTCAACCTGCATACATACCGGGACCGTGAGTGGCAGATTCAGGCCTGCTCAGCTGTGTCTGGGGAGGGAGTTCAG GATGGCATGAACTGGATTTGCAACAATATTGTGAATAAGAAGAAATGA